In the Streptomyces formicae genome, one interval contains:
- a CDS encoding glycosyltransferase codes for MTVLLIGNGTHGDIAPLIGLSTRLQAAGHSVAIATYKAFEQQVRDSDTEFRILPGDPSLLGVNEQGRLKKKSLGESLRAGRWLRRILRHSEELADGLIAAAEKDTDVLVCSGLTMFHGYHLAKALNLPSMGLGLQPLHPTGDFPPPVGVSSLGRWANRGLGELMFTTGLTPWSSSPEFCARIGVPRLNTAQTLRRTAEERWPVHYGFSPSVVPRPADWRPGVDVVGYWWPHERPGWQPPRELVDFLDAGPAPVRVGLGSAGDPRDAERLGELLHAALRKAKVRAVVQSGTAGIDLAGDDVLTIGNAPHSWLFPRTAAVVHHMGAGTTGAGLRAGVPTVGVPTFGDAPFWSRRLVSLGASPGYVPIGELTPDRLAALIRAAVHERRHTDRSRALAAALAAEDGGARTVAAVERLLDRGTA; via the coding sequence ATGACCGTCCTCCTGATCGGCAACGGAACGCACGGCGACATAGCACCGCTCATCGGCCTCAGTACCCGTCTTCAGGCGGCGGGCCACTCCGTCGCCATCGCGACGTACAAGGCATTCGAGCAGCAAGTCAGGGACAGCGATACGGAATTCCGTATTCTGCCGGGTGACCCGAGCCTGCTCGGCGTCAATGAACAGGGCCGCCTCAAGAAGAAGAGCCTCGGCGAATCGCTGCGGGCGGGCCGCTGGCTGCGGCGGATTCTCCGGCACTCCGAGGAACTCGCCGACGGTCTGATCGCCGCGGCCGAGAAGGACACCGACGTCCTGGTCTGCAGCGGCCTGACGATGTTCCACGGCTACCACCTGGCGAAGGCCCTGAACCTGCCCAGCATGGGCCTCGGCCTCCAACCCCTGCACCCCACCGGGGACTTCCCGCCGCCTGTCGGCGTCTCCTCACTGGGCCGCTGGGCCAACCGCGGTCTCGGCGAGCTGATGTTCACCACGGGACTGACCCCGTGGTCGAGCTCGCCGGAGTTCTGCGCCAGGATCGGCGTGCCCCGGCTGAACACCGCGCAGACCCTGCGCCGCACGGCCGAGGAGCGCTGGCCCGTCCACTACGGCTTCAGCCCCTCCGTGGTGCCGCGCCCCGCGGACTGGCGGCCCGGCGTGGACGTGGTCGGCTACTGGTGGCCCCACGAACGGCCCGGCTGGCAGCCGCCGCGGGAACTGGTCGACTTCCTCGACGCGGGGCCCGCGCCCGTCCGCGTCGGCCTGGGCAGCGCGGGCGACCCCCGCGACGCCGAACGGCTCGGCGAACTGCTGCACGCCGCCCTGCGCAAGGCGAAGGTACGGGCGGTCGTCCAGTCGGGGACCGCGGGCATCGACCTCGCCGGCGACGACGTCCTGACGATCGGGAACGCCCCGCACAGCTGGCTCTTCCCGCGCACGGCCGCCGTGGTGCACCACATGGGCGCGGGCACCACGGGAGCGGGCCTGCGCGCGGGCGTGCCCACGGTGGGAGTGCCCACCTTCGGCGACGCCCCGTTCTGGTCCCGCCGCCTGGTCTCCCTGGGCGCGAGCCCCGGTTACGTCCCCATCGGCGAGCTGACCCCGGACCGCCTCGCCGCGCTGATCCGCGCCGCGGTCCACGAAAGACGCCACACGGACCGCAGCCGGGCCCTGGCCGCGGCACTCGCCGCCGAGGACGGCGGGGCCCGCACGGTCGCGGCGGTGGAGCGGCTGCTCGACCGTGGCACCGCATGA
- a CDS encoding cytochrome P450, with the protein MSLRENLVGLKDMRRDQLAFLVRSVETHGDIFHMRLGGLPTVMINHPDHLQHVLVDHHQNYDKDNFLYRATRTVLREGLIANKGGESWRTHRKLMQPSFHRSSVAGFTTNISDLTAELLRAWEPDADAGTPVEVTADVADLALKIVLRALFGVDAAERGRQFERDFLEVNAIAGKFFRFPFPPLSWYSPSRNRLRALIRNMDAFIAYLISARMEHRSDKPDLFTLLLNSLDEETGTGLTHEQLTSEILAMIIAGYETSSNSISWIFYQLAAHPDIQRRVQEEVDGVLDGRVPTFDDLPNLSYTRRVIDETLRLFTPAWQTMRHAVDEDVIDGYRIPKGTDVYLNLFTFHRHPEFWPDPTRFDPERFTPEEVAKRPRGVYQPFGSGPRYCLGKQFALTELHIITVMLAQAFHVTRPPGQPPVGFAPLITLHPKGGIRLRLQRR; encoded by the coding sequence TTGAGCCTGCGGGAGAACCTCGTCGGCCTCAAGGACATGCGGCGCGACCAACTCGCCTTTCTGGTGCGTTCGGTCGAGACCCACGGCGACATCTTCCACATGCGCCTCGGCGGACTGCCCACCGTGATGATCAATCACCCGGACCACCTCCAGCACGTCCTGGTCGATCACCACCAGAACTACGACAAGGACAACTTCCTCTACCGCGCCACCCGCACGGTGCTGCGCGAGGGGCTCATCGCCAACAAGGGCGGCGAGTCGTGGCGGACGCACCGCAAGCTGATGCAGCCGTCCTTCCACCGCTCCAGCGTGGCCGGGTTCACCACCAACATCAGCGATCTCACCGCCGAGCTGCTGCGCGCCTGGGAGCCGGACGCCGACGCGGGCACCCCCGTCGAGGTCACCGCCGACGTCGCCGATCTGGCGCTGAAGATCGTGCTGCGCGCCCTCTTCGGAGTGGACGCGGCCGAGCGCGGGCGGCAGTTCGAGCGGGACTTCCTGGAGGTGAACGCGATCGCCGGGAAGTTCTTCCGGTTCCCGTTCCCGCCGCTGTCCTGGTACTCGCCCTCCCGCAACCGGCTGCGGGCGCTCATCCGGAACATGGACGCGTTCATCGCGTACCTCATCTCGGCGCGCATGGAGCACCGGAGCGACAAGCCCGATCTGTTCACCCTGCTCCTGAACTCGCTGGACGAGGAGACGGGCACGGGGCTCACGCACGAACAGCTGACCAGCGAGATCCTCGCCATGATCATCGCGGGGTACGAGACGTCCAGCAACTCCATCTCGTGGATCTTCTACCAGCTCGCCGCGCACCCCGACATCCAGCGCCGGGTGCAGGAAGAGGTCGACGGGGTGCTGGACGGGCGGGTGCCCACCTTCGACGACCTGCCGAACCTGTCGTACACGCGCCGGGTGATCGACGAGACGCTACGCCTCTTCACGCCCGCGTGGCAGACGATGCGGCACGCGGTCGACGAGGACGTCATCGACGGCTACCGGATCCCGAAGGGCACCGACGTCTATCTGAATCTCTTCACGTTCCACCGGCATCCGGAATTCTGGCCGGACCCTACCCGGTTCGATCCCGAGCGTTTCACGCCCGAGGAAGTCGCCAAGCGCCCGCGCGGCGTGTACCAGCCATTCGGCAGCGGTCCGCGTTACTGCCTCGGCAAGCAATTCGCACTGACCGAGCTGCACATCATCACCGTCATGCTCGCCCAGGCATTTCACGTCACGAGGCCCCCCGGGCAGCCGCCGGTGGGATTCGCTCCGCTCATCACGCTGCATCCCAAGGGCGGCATACGGCTGAGACTGCAACGCCGCTGA
- a CDS encoding cytochrome P450, translated as MSLIPRDRAARRLRTRNSSPLKEIPTVKARDGIGGTLAFKRDQLAFLGGGLERHGDIFRFRLLGLPMVMVNHPDYIRHVLVDRGEQYDKDAVLFKVVRPVLRKGLIANADMELWRRQRRMMAPHFTPRTVGAFARNMTDETVRMLERWERGEGARGAGGTLDVTDEIGQLALRIVNRSLFSADVSESAQAFERAFGEANSILGAFFRFPFPPLGVPTPRNERLRRAINDMDAFVSGFITQRLREDTPAGEEADLLTLLLHSVDEEDGKGMDLEQLHHEVLNICIGAYETTTNTLSWAFYLLANHPEVEERLHAEVDQVLGGRVPEFEDLPKLSYARMIAEETLRIYSPAYQFMRRAREEDEIDGHRMPAGTNVLINSYFLHRHPDFWDDPERFDPERFTPERVAARPKHAYVPFGSGHRICIGKHFALAELTLVLATVARTHRLVRPAGTPDVHPEALITLHPQGGVHLRPEPRS; from the coding sequence ATGTCCCTGATTCCGCGCGACCGCGCCGCACGCCGATTACGCACCAGGAACAGCTCTCCGCTCAAGGAGATCCCGACCGTCAAGGCCCGGGACGGCATCGGCGGAACACTCGCCTTCAAACGTGACCAGCTCGCCTTTCTCGGCGGGGGTCTCGAGCGGCACGGAGACATCTTCCGTTTCCGGCTGCTCGGCCTGCCGATGGTGATGGTGAACCACCCGGACTACATCCGGCACGTGCTCGTCGACCGGGGCGAGCAGTACGACAAGGACGCCGTGCTCTTCAAGGTGGTCCGTCCCGTGCTGCGCAAGGGGCTGATCGCCAACGCGGACATGGAGCTGTGGCGCAGGCAACGCCGCATGATGGCGCCGCACTTCACGCCGCGCACGGTCGGCGCGTTCGCCAGGAACATGACCGACGAGACCGTACGGATGCTGGAGCGCTGGGAGCGCGGCGAGGGGGCCAGGGGCGCCGGCGGGACGCTCGACGTCACCGACGAGATCGGCCAGCTGGCGCTGCGCATCGTCAACAGGTCGCTGTTCAGTGCCGATGTGAGCGAGTCCGCGCAGGCCTTCGAGCGGGCCTTCGGCGAGGCGAACAGCATCCTCGGCGCGTTCTTCCGCTTCCCCTTCCCGCCGCTCGGCGTCCCGACGCCGCGCAACGAGCGGCTGCGCCGGGCCATCAACGACATGGACGCGTTCGTCTCCGGGTTCATCACCCAGCGGCTGCGCGAGGACACCCCGGCGGGCGAGGAGGCCGACCTGCTGACCCTGCTGCTGCACTCCGTGGACGAGGAGGACGGCAAGGGGATGGACCTGGAGCAGCTGCACCACGAGGTCCTGAACATCTGCATCGGCGCCTACGAGACGACCACCAACACGCTGTCCTGGGCCTTCTACCTGCTGGCCAACCATCCCGAGGTCGAGGAGCGGCTGCACGCGGAGGTCGACCAGGTGCTCGGCGGCCGCGTGCCTGAGTTCGAGGACCTGCCGAAGCTGTCGTACGCCCGGATGATCGCCGAGGAGACGCTGCGCATCTACTCCCCCGCGTACCAGTTCATGCGGCGGGCGCGCGAGGAGGACGAGATCGACGGGCACCGGATGCCCGCCGGCACCAACGTCCTGATCAACAGCTACTTCCTGCACCGGCACCCCGACTTCTGGGACGACCCGGAGCGCTTCGATCCCGAGCGGTTCACCCCCGAGCGGGTCGCGGCGCGCCCCAAGCACGCGTACGTCCCCTTCGGCAGCGGCCACCGCATCTGCATCGGCAAGCACTTCGCCCTCGCCGAGCTCACCCTCGTCCTGGCCACCGTGGCCCGCACCCACCGCCTCGTGCGGCCTGCGGGCACGCCCGACGTGCACCCGGAGGCACTGATCACGCTGCATCCCCAGGGCGGGGTGCATCTGCGGCCGGAACCGCGCTCATGA
- a CDS encoding terpene synthase family protein gives MTDPTTASRPEGPVPDILNPFPYRVSPHVEQARAHLGEWTRRIGLVRRDAARRRFEKADFGWFAAMVYPTADAERLELMAGWFAWLFLVDDQLDDGRVGHSPEQVKEVFAGMRAVLGSADHGAAAAVDPELPAAVSSLADLWLRSSSDATAHWRRRFVQHLDDCLTTAATWEAGNRHAGIVPDEETYREKRRHTGAIYVCMDLIDIVERIDVPVAVYESREFTAALEAACNVVCWTNDVYSLEKERAMGEVHNLVHVVEHHRGLDRDKALAHVIGATSAETELFLARERELLRAHPGHTAVLTPYLAGMRTWMRGNLDWSSRTKRYEAAEVADDSRRPDAYLETVLTRAER, from the coding sequence ATGACCGACCCGACGACAGCGAGCAGACCGGAGGGGCCCGTGCCGGACATCCTCAACCCCTTTCCGTACCGCGTGAGTCCGCACGTCGAGCAGGCGCGTGCCCATCTCGGGGAGTGGACGCGGCGGATCGGCCTCGTGCGGCGCGACGCGGCGAGGCGGCGGTTCGAGAAGGCGGACTTCGGCTGGTTCGCGGCCATGGTCTATCCGACCGCCGACGCCGAGCGTCTGGAGCTGATGGCGGGCTGGTTCGCCTGGCTCTTCCTCGTCGACGACCAGTTGGACGACGGCCGCGTGGGGCACAGCCCCGAGCAGGTCAAGGAGGTGTTCGCCGGGATGCGGGCCGTCCTCGGGAGCGCCGACCACGGGGCGGCCGCCGCGGTGGACCCGGAGCTTCCGGCGGCCGTGTCGTCGCTCGCCGACCTGTGGCTGCGGTCGTCGTCGGACGCCACGGCGCACTGGCGCCGCCGCTTCGTCCAGCACCTCGACGACTGCCTCACCACGGCCGCCACCTGGGAGGCGGGGAACCGGCACGCGGGCATCGTCCCCGACGAGGAGACGTACAGAGAGAAGCGTCGGCACACCGGCGCGATCTACGTGTGCATGGACCTGATCGACATCGTCGAGCGGATCGACGTGCCGGTGGCCGTCTATGAGAGCCGGGAGTTCACGGCGGCCCTGGAGGCGGCGTGCAACGTCGTGTGCTGGACCAACGACGTGTACTCGCTGGAGAAGGAGCGGGCGATGGGCGAGGTGCACAACCTCGTCCACGTGGTGGAACACCACCGGGGCCTCGACCGGGACAAGGCGCTCGCGCACGTCATCGGGGCGACGTCGGCGGAGACCGAGCTGTTCCTGGCGCGGGAGCGCGAACTCCTGCGCGCCCACCCCGGGCACACGGCCGTCCTCACCCCCTATCTGGCGGGCATGCGGACGTGGATGCGGGGCAATCTCGACTGGTCGAGCCGGACCAAGCGGTACGAGGCCGCCGAGGTCGCCGACGACAGCAGGCGCCCCGACGCGTACCTGGAGACCGTCCTGACGAGGGCCGAGCGATGA
- a CDS encoding polyprenyl synthetase family protein: MTAPAVTTEAAQLLKRAKELTEPELRKAVDRLAEPVRPVAAYHFGWCDEAGRPVNGDWGKGVRGALVIAAAEALGAGPEQAVAHAASVELVHNFTVVHDDLMDGDRLRRGRPATWAVFGSARAVLAGDALLAAALEVLAHRCPRLSPAAVRELADALLELVAGQGADLAFESRADVGLDECLRMAGGKTAALLAAACALGAVAAGADERRVGLLREFGRHLGLAFQLVDDLLGIWGDSARTGKPVGADIRLRKKSLPVVAALSGGTPAGARLAELYGRAGPLDDAAVSRAAALIEEAGGRRWAQEEADRQRSSALGCLAGAELVPEGAAALASLADLITRRDV, from the coding sequence ATGACGGCGCCCGCGGTCACCACCGAGGCGGCGCAGCTCCTCAAGCGGGCCAAGGAGCTGACCGAGCCCGAGCTGCGCAAGGCCGTCGACCGGCTCGCCGAACCGGTGCGTCCGGTGGCCGCGTACCACTTCGGCTGGTGCGACGAGGCCGGGCGTCCGGTGAACGGCGACTGGGGCAAGGGGGTGCGCGGGGCGCTGGTGATCGCCGCTGCCGAGGCCCTGGGCGCCGGTCCCGAACAGGCGGTGGCCCACGCGGCGTCCGTGGAGCTGGTGCACAACTTCACGGTGGTGCACGACGATCTGATGGACGGCGACCGGCTGCGCAGGGGGCGGCCCGCCACCTGGGCGGTCTTCGGCAGCGCCCGTGCGGTCCTCGCGGGCGACGCCCTGCTGGCCGCCGCCCTGGAGGTCCTCGCCCACCGCTGCCCCCGGCTCTCCCCCGCCGCCGTGCGGGAACTGGCCGACGCGCTCCTGGAGTTGGTCGCGGGCCAGGGCGCCGACCTCGCCTTCGAGTCACGCGCCGACGTCGGCCTCGACGAGTGTCTGCGGATGGCGGGCGGCAAGACGGCCGCGCTGCTCGCCGCGGCCTGTGCGCTGGGCGCCGTGGCGGCGGGGGCCGACGAGCGGCGGGTGGGTCTGCTGCGGGAGTTCGGGCGCCATCTGGGTCTGGCGTTCCAGCTCGTCGACGATCTCCTGGGCATCTGGGGCGACAGCGCGAGGACGGGCAAGCCCGTCGGCGCGGACATCCGGCTGCGCAAGAAGTCCCTGCCCGTGGTGGCCGCGCTGTCCGGCGGCACCCCGGCCGGTGCCCGCCTCGCCGAGCTCTACGGCCGTGCGGGTCCGCTGGACGACGCGGCGGTCTCCCGCGCCGCCGCGCTGATCGAGGAGGCGGGCGGGCGCCGCTGGGCGCAGGAGGAGGCGGACCGGCAGCGGTCCTCGGCGCTCGGCTGTCTGGCGGGCGCGGAGCTCGTGCCCGAGGGGGCGGCGGCGCTGGCCTCGCTGGCGGACCTGATCACGCGAAGAGACGTCTGA
- a CDS encoding sensor histidine kinase, with translation MARGTLRIYLGSAPGVGKTYAMLSEAHRRVERGTDCVVAFVEHHERPRTEVMLHGLEVVPRRRLEYRGSVFTEMDLDAVLARRPAVALVDELPHTNVPGSRNAKRWQDVEELLAAGIDVVSTVNIQHLESLGDVVESITGVRQKETVPDEVVRRADQIELVDMSPQALRRRMAHGNIYKPDKVDAALSKYFRPGNLTALRELALLWTADRVDEYLTEYRAEHRVKKIWGSRERIVVGLTGGPEGSTLLRRAARLAEKGAGGEVLAVYISRSDGLSSASPKELAVQRTLVEDLGGTFHHVVGDDIPAGLLDFARGVNATQIVLGVSRRKTWQYVFGPGVGATAARDSGPDLDVHLVTHDAVGTGRGLPVARSARLGRARRLGGWLIGVAGPVLLTCLLSTWAPGVGLANDMLLYLSLTVAAAILGGAWPALVSAGVGSLLLNWYFTPPIGKLTINDPKNIVALAIFVGVAVSVASVVDLAARRTHQAARLRAESEILSFLAGSVLRGETSLEALLERVRETFAMESVALLERASDVEPWTCAGRVGTALPLGRPEDADVDMPVGDHMALALSGRVLPAEDRRVLAAFAAQAAVVLDRQRLQGEAKEARALAEGNRIRTALLAAVSHDLRTPLAGIKAAVSSLRSDDVEWSEEDEAELLEGIEDGADRLEHLVGNLLDMSRLQTGTVTPLIREIDLDEVVPMALGGVPEGSVDLDVPENLPMVTVDKGLLERAVANIVENAVKYSPEGARVLVSASAIGDHVELRVVDRGPGVPDTAKDRIFEPFQRYGDAPRGAGVGLGLAVARGFTESMDGTLTAEDTPGGGLTMALTLRAAPGHPQGGEERPAAATT, from the coding sequence ATGGCACGCGGCACCCTCAGGATCTACCTCGGCTCCGCACCCGGCGTCGGCAAGACGTACGCGATGCTCTCCGAGGCACACCGTCGTGTCGAGCGCGGCACCGACTGCGTGGTCGCGTTCGTGGAACACCACGAAAGGCCGCGCACCGAGGTGATGCTGCACGGCCTCGAAGTGGTGCCGCGCAGGCGACTGGAGTACCGGGGCTCGGTCTTCACCGAGATGGACCTCGACGCGGTCCTCGCCCGCCGCCCGGCCGTCGCCCTGGTGGACGAGCTCCCGCACACCAACGTCCCCGGCTCGCGCAACGCCAAGCGCTGGCAGGACGTCGAGGAACTCCTCGCGGCCGGCATCGACGTCGTCTCCACGGTGAACATCCAGCACCTGGAGTCGCTCGGCGACGTCGTGGAGTCCATCACCGGCGTACGGCAGAAGGAGACCGTCCCCGACGAGGTGGTGCGCCGCGCCGACCAGATCGAGCTGGTCGACATGTCGCCCCAGGCGCTGCGCCGCCGCATGGCGCACGGCAACATCTACAAGCCCGACAAGGTCGACGCGGCGCTCTCCAAGTACTTCAGGCCCGGCAACCTCACCGCCCTGCGTGAACTCGCGCTCCTGTGGACCGCCGACCGCGTCGACGAGTACCTCACCGAATACCGCGCCGAGCACCGCGTCAAGAAGATCTGGGGCTCGCGCGAACGCATCGTCGTCGGTCTCACCGGAGGACCCGAGGGCAGCACCCTCCTTCGCCGCGCGGCCCGCCTCGCCGAGAAGGGCGCGGGCGGCGAGGTGCTCGCCGTCTACATCTCCCGCAGCGACGGCCTCAGTTCGGCCTCGCCCAAGGAACTCGCCGTCCAGCGCACCCTGGTGGAGGACCTCGGCGGCACCTTCCACCACGTCGTCGGCGACGACATACCGGCCGGGCTCCTCGACTTCGCGCGCGGGGTCAACGCCACGCAGATCGTCCTCGGCGTCTCACGGCGCAAGACCTGGCAGTACGTCTTCGGGCCCGGGGTCGGCGCGACAGCGGCCCGCGACTCGGGACCCGACCTCGACGTCCACCTCGTCACGCACGACGCGGTCGGCACCGGGCGCGGGCTCCCGGTGGCCAGGAGCGCCCGGCTCGGCCGCGCCCGGCGCCTGGGCGGCTGGCTGATCGGCGTGGCGGGCCCGGTCCTCCTCACCTGCCTGCTCAGCACCTGGGCACCCGGCGTGGGCCTCGCCAACGACATGCTGCTCTATCTGTCGCTGACCGTCGCGGCCGCGATACTGGGCGGCGCCTGGCCCGCGCTCGTCTCGGCGGGCGTCGGTTCACTGCTCCTGAACTGGTACTTCACCCCGCCCATCGGCAAGTTGACCATCAACGACCCGAAGAACATCGTCGCCCTCGCCATCTTCGTCGGCGTCGCGGTGTCGGTGGCCTCGGTCGTCGACCTGGCCGCCCGGCGCACCCACCAGGCGGCCAGGCTGCGCGCCGAGTCGGAGATCCTCTCGTTCCTCGCGGGCAGCGTGCTGCGCGGCGAGACCAGCCTGGAGGCCCTCCTGGAACGGGTCCGCGAGACCTTCGCCATGGAGTCCGTCGCCCTCCTGGAACGCGCGAGCGACGTCGAACCCTGGACCTGCGCGGGCCGGGTCGGCACGGCCCTGCCGCTCGGTCGGCCGGAGGACGCGGACGTGGACATGCCTGTCGGCGACCACATGGCGCTCGCGCTCTCGGGCCGGGTGCTGCCCGCCGAGGATCGCCGGGTGCTCGCCGCGTTCGCCGCGCAGGCCGCCGTCGTCCTGGACCGCCAGCGGCTCCAGGGGGAGGCGAAGGAGGCCCGCGCGCTCGCCGAGGGCAACCGCATCCGCACCGCGCTGCTCGCCGCCGTCAGCCACGACCTGCGCACCCCGCTCGCGGGCATCAAGGCGGCCGTGTCCTCGCTGCGCTCCGACGACGTCGAATGGTCCGAGGAGGACGAGGCCGAGCTCCTGGAGGGCATCGAGGACGGCGCCGACCGCCTGGAACACCTCGTCGGCAACCTCCTGGACATGTCCCGCCTCCAGACCGGCACCGTCACCCCGCTCATCCGCGAGATCGACCTCGACGAGGTCGTGCCCATGGCGCTCGGCGGCGTACCGGAGGGCAGCGTCGACCTGGACGTCCCGGAGAACCTGCCGATGGTCACGGTCGACAAGGGCCTCCTGGAGCGCGCGGTCGCCAACATCGTCGAGAACGCCGTGAAGTACAGCCCCGAAGGCGCCCGCGTCCTGGTCTCCGCGAGCGCCATCGGCGACCACGTCGAACTGCGCGTGGTGGACCGGGGACCCGGCGTCCCCGACACCGCCAAGGACCGCATCTTCGAACCGTTCCAGCGCTACGGTGACGCTCCGCGCGGCGCGGGCGTGGGCCTCGGCCTGGCCGTCGCCCGAGGCTTCACGGAGTCGATGGACGGCACGCTCACCGCCGAGGACACCCCGGGCGGCGGGCTCACGATGGCGCTCACCCTGCGGGCGGCTCCGGGCCACCCGCAGGGCGGGGAGGAACGTCCGGCGGCGGCCACGACCTGA
- a CDS encoding response regulator, which produces MTRVLVVEDDAQLVRALVINLEARAYAVDAAPDGATALRLAAAKQPDVIVLDLGLPDMDGIDVLKALRGWTRVPVLVLTARRASDEKVAALDAGADDYITKPFSMDELLARLRAAVRRTESAPAARETVVVTTDDFSVDLVAKRVTRRGRDIRLTPTEWQLLEILICHPGRLITQRQLLLDVWGPSYGTKTNYLRVYMAQLRRKLEADPSHPRYLITEPGMGYRFES; this is translated from the coding sequence ATGACCCGGGTCCTTGTGGTGGAGGACGACGCACAGCTCGTACGGGCTCTCGTGATCAACCTGGAAGCGCGCGCGTACGCCGTGGACGCGGCCCCCGACGGAGCCACCGCGCTCCGCCTGGCCGCCGCGAAACAGCCCGACGTCATCGTTCTCGACCTCGGTCTCCCCGACATGGACGGCATCGACGTACTGAAGGCCCTGCGCGGCTGGACCCGCGTACCGGTCCTCGTGCTCACCGCGCGGCGCGCCTCCGACGAGAAGGTCGCCGCGCTCGACGCGGGAGCCGATGACTACATCACCAAGCCGTTCAGCATGGACGAACTCCTCGCCAGGCTGCGCGCCGCCGTCCGCCGCACCGAGTCGGCCCCGGCCGCCAGGGAGACCGTGGTGGTCACCACCGACGACTTCTCCGTCGACCTGGTGGCCAAGCGGGTCACCCGGCGCGGCCGCGACATACGCCTGACCCCGACGGAGTGGCAGCTCCTCGAAATACTGATCTGCCACCCGGGACGGCTCATCACCCAACGGCAGTTGCTGCTCGACGTGTGGGGCCCGTCCTACGGCACCAAGACCAACTACCTGCGGGTCTACATGGCCCAGTTGAGACGCAAGCTGGAAGCGGACCCCTCCCACCCCCGGTACCTCATCACGGAGCCGGGCATGGGATACCGCTTCGAGAGCTGA
- a CDS encoding potassium-transporting ATPase subunit C, whose amino-acid sequence MNNSVGNSARLLGAGLRALLVLTVICGVLYPLAVTGVAQALFHDKANGSEVTADGKVVGSELIGQRYDLPLKKGQETAEPDLKWFQPRPSNGLGENSVNTQYQLLLSGATNLSGDNKDLVQQVKDAKAAVIKDNSTADHQVKPSDVPAEAVTSSGSGLDPHISPEYADLQVHRVAARNHLGVEQVRKLVDGHTDGRILGFVGEPRVNVLQLNIALKELTEKG is encoded by the coding sequence ATGAACAACTCCGTAGGAAACTCGGCGCGGTTGCTGGGGGCGGGCCTGCGCGCCCTGCTCGTCCTCACCGTGATCTGCGGCGTCCTCTACCCGCTCGCGGTGACCGGCGTCGCCCAGGCCCTGTTCCACGACAAGGCGAATGGCTCCGAGGTGACGGCGGACGGCAAGGTCGTCGGCTCCGAACTCATCGGCCAGCGCTACGACCTGCCGCTCAAGAAGGGCCAGGAGACGGCCGAGCCCGACCTCAAGTGGTTCCAGCCGCGCCCCTCCAACGGCCTGGGCGAGAACAGCGTCAACACCCAGTACCAGCTGCTCCTGTCCGGCGCCACCAACCTCTCCGGCGACAACAAGGACCTGGTCCAGCAGGTGAAGGACGCCAAGGCGGCCGTCATCAAGGACAACTCCACAGCGGACCACCAGGTCAAGCCCTCCGACGTGCCCGCCGAAGCGGTCACCTCCTCCGGCTCGGGCCTCGACCCGCACATCTCCCCGGAGTACGCCGACCTCCAGGTGCACCGCGTCGCGGCCAGGAACCACCTGGGCGTCGAGCAGGTTCGGAAGCTGGTCGACGGACACACCGACGGACGGATCCTCGGCTTCGTGGGAGAGCCGCGCGTCAACGTCCTCCAGCTCAACATCGCCCTCAAGGAACTGACCGAGAAGGGCTGA